The Poecilia reticulata strain Guanapo linkage group LG13, Guppy_female_1.0+MT, whole genome shotgun sequence genome has a segment encoding these proteins:
- the LOC103474233 gene encoding extracellular calcium-sensing receptor-like translates to MVALFVKYFLMNVYQFMIYSSLFFSESSFLSSSCKLLRTFYLNGLHKPGDVTLGGLFEVHYSSVFPEQTFTSAPHQPSCHGFDTLGFRHAMTMAFAVEEINKNPSLLPNLTLGYSLYDNCATLSIGFSAALAMASGQEEWFSIQESCSGTPPVVGIVGDPFSTFSIAASDVLGLYRLPMVSYFATCSCLSDRQRFPSFFRTIPSDAFQVRAMIQILKHFGWSWAGLLVSDDDYGLHVSRSFQTDLTRSGGGCLAYTEVLPWGDNPREYKRIVDVMTKSTARVVIVFAHQMHMIQLLEQVVKQNVTGLQWIASEAWTLLEGLQISAFTPFLGGTLGIAVRRGEIPELRDFLLKIHPDQHNISENSMVKLFWEHTFQCKFLPPPAGSVEDAGAQCTGREDLNSVTTDLLNVSELRPEYNIYKAVYALAHALNDMLSCVPGRGPFSGNTCVSLQTLELWQLMHYLERVNFTTPFGDQVTFDENGDALPIYDIMNWIWLPDGRIQVQSVGEVHRSASKEEELTIDEVKIFWNFESKKPPRSVCSDSCPPGTHMVRRKGEPLCCFYCVPCSEGKVSNKTDAVECFSCPEDFWSSPLRDHCIPKKTEFLSFQEPLGICLTVTSLLGTSICAIVLGIFTYHRCTPIVRANNSELSFLLLVSLKLCFLCSLLFIGRPRLWTCQLRHATFGISFVLCVSCILVRTMVVLAVFKASKPGGGAYLKWFGAVQQRGTVFALTCVQVAICTAWIVTASPAPHKNTQYHNDKIVYECVVGSIIGFSALLGYISVLAILSFVFAFLARNLPDNFNEAKLITFSMLIFCAVWVAFIPAYINSPGKYADAVEVFAILASSFGLLVALFGPKCYIILLRPERNTKKAIIGHRTPKC, encoded by the exons ATGGTggctttatttgttaaatatttcctCATGAACGTCTATCAGTTCATGATTTATTCCTCCCTTTTCTTCTCCGagtcttcctttctttcctcgTCCTGTAAGCTACTGAGAACGTTTTACCTCAATGGTCTGCACAAGCCTGGCGATGTGACCCTGGGAGGGCTGTTTGAGGTCCACTATAGCTCCGTCTTTCCTGAGCAGACCTTCACCTCAGCGCCACATCAGCCCAGCTGCCACGG gtttgacACTCTAGGGTTCAGACATGCTATGACTATGGCTTTTGCTGTTGAGGAGATTAATAAGAACCCCAGTTTGCTGCCAAACCTGACCCTGGGATACAGCCTGTATGATAACTGTGCCACTCTTAGCATTGGGTTCAGCGCTGCCTTGGCAATGGCCAGCGGGCAGGAGGAGTGGTTTTCGATTCAAGAGAGCTGTTCAGGAACCCCTCCAGTTGTGGGAATTGTCGGTGATCCTTTTTCCACGTTTTCTATAGCTGCCTCAGACGTTTTAGGTTTGTACAGGCTGCCTATG GTGAGTTATTTTGCAACGTGTTCTTGCCTAAGCGATCGCCAGCGTTTTCCATCTTTCTTCAGAACGATCCCAAGTGACGCTTTCCAG GTCCGTGCCATGATTCAGATTCTGAAGCACTTCGGCTGGTCTTGGGCGGGCCTCCTGGTCAGTGACGATGACTATGGCCTTCATGTTTCCAGGTCATTCCAAACTGACCTGACTCGATCGGGCGGCGGCTGTCTGGCGTACACGGAGGTTTTACCGTGGGGAGACAATCCGAGGGAATATAAAAGGATTGTTGATGTTATGACAAAGTCCACAGCACGCGTAGTGATTGTGTTTGCACATCAGATGCACATGATCCAACTCTTGGAACAG GTGGTGAAGCAGAATGTGACAGGCCTGCAGTGGATTGCCAGCGAGGCCTGGACTTTACTCGAAGGTCTCCAGATCTCTGCTTTCACACCGTTTCTTGGTGGAACTCTGGGCATCGCTGTTCGTCGTGGAGAAATCCCAGAACTCAGAGACTTCCTGCTGAAAATTCATCCTGACCAGCACAACATCTCTGAAAACAGCATG GTGAAGCTGTTTTGGGAACACACGTTTCAGTGCAAGTTTCTGCCGCCTCCAGCAGGTTCGGTGGAAGACGCTGGAGCGCAATGCACCGGAAGAGAAGACCTGAACAGTGTGACTACTGACCTGCTGAATGTGTCAGAACTCAGGCCTGAGTATAACATCTACAAAGCTGTGTATGCGCTGGCACACGCTCTTAATGACATGCTGAGCTGCGTCCCAGGGCGAGGGCCTTTCAGCGGGAACACATGTGTGTCTTTGCAAACATTAGAGCTCTGGCAG ctaATGCACTACCTGGAACGGGTCAACTTCACCACACCGTTTGGTGACCAAGTCACGTTCGATGAAAACGGCGACGCTTTACCAATATACGACATCATGAACTGGATTTGGCTGCCCGATGGAAGAATTCAAGTTCAGAGTGTCGGGGAGGTTCACAGGTCTGCGTCCAAAGAGGAAGAACTCACTATTGATGAAGTCAAAATCTTCTGGAACTTTGAATCTAAAAAA CCGCCCAGGTCAGTGTGCAGTGACAGCTGCCCCCCAGGAACACATATGGTGAGGAGGAAAGGAGAgcctttgtgctgtttttattgcGTCCCGTGCTCTGAAGGAAAGGTCAGCAACAAAACTG ACGCCGTGGAGTGCTTTAGTTGTCCTGAGGATTTCTGGTCCAGCCCCCTACGAGATCACTGCATTCCTAAGAAAACAGAGTTCCTTTCCTTTCAGGAACCTCTGGGTATCTGTTTGACAGTGACCTCTTTGCTGGGAACGTCAATCTGCGCGATCGTTCTGGGGATCTTCACCTACCATCGCTGCACACCCATAGTACGAGCCAACAACTCAGAGCTGAGCTTCCTGCTCCTGGTGTCGCTCAAGCTGTGCTTCCTGTGTTCACTGCTGTTCATCGGACGACCCAGACTGTGGACATGTCAGCTGAGACACGCCACGTTTGGCATCAGCTTTGTGCTTTGCGTGTCGTGCATCCTGGTGAGAACCATGGTGGTTCTGGCTGTGTTCAAAGCCTCCAAGCCAGGAGGGGGAGCTTATCTTAAGTGGTTCGGTGCTGTGCAGCAAAGAGGAACAGTTTTTGCTCTCACTTGCGTTCAGGTAGCAATTTGCACAGCATGGATTGTCACCGCGTCACCGGCTCCTCATAAAAACACTCAGTACCACAACGACAAGATCGTCTACGAGTGTGTCGTTGGGTCCATAATTGGTTTCAGCGCTTTACTGGGTTATATCAGTGTACTGGCCATCCTTagctttgtgtttgcatttttggcAAGAAATCTTCCAGACAACTTTAATGAGGCCAAACTCATCACCTTCAGCATGCTGATCTTCTGCGCTGTGTGGGTGGCCTTTATTCCTGCCTACATCAACTCTCCGGGTAAATATGCAGATGCAGTGGAGGTGTTCGCCATCTTGGCCTCCAGCTTTGGCCTTTTGGTGGCGCTGTTTGGACCTAAATGTTACATAATTCTACTAAGAcctgaaagaaacacaaagaaagccaTCATTGGTCATAGAACTCCGAAATGTTAA
- the LOC103474264 gene encoding extracellular calcium-sensing receptor-like encodes MHKSGDVVIGGLFEIHYTSVFPKLTFTSEPQQPVCKGFDTLGFRYAMTMAFAVEEINNKSSLLPNLTLGYSLYDNCGALVIGFSGALSLASGRDEQFLLRQNCSGSPPVLGIVGDHYSTFSIAIANVLGLYNMPIVSYFATCSCLSDRQRFPTFFRTIPSDAFQVRAMIHILKHFGWTWFGLLVSDDDYGRHVAQSFQVDLAESGESCLAYLEVLPWDNNPGELRRIVNAIKTSTARVVIVFAHEIHMIQLMEEVAQQNVTGRQWIASETWTSAAVLQTQELTPYLSGTLGIAIRRGEIPGFLDFLLKIRPGPNDTSENSLVKQFWEHTFQCKFNPADREDGESVCTGHENMELAETEFLDVSNLRPEYNVYKAVYALAHSLDDMLMCEPGEGPFTGRSCASLQAVEPWQLLHYLRKVNFPTEFGDEVSFDENGDALPIYDVMNWLRLPDGKIKIQNVGEVKKSDAGGEELTLNEDKIFWNTDSKKVAFGISFVLCVSCILVKTMVVLAVFKASKAEGGAYLKWFGTMQQRGTVLFLTCIQAAICIAWLVSSSPTPYKNTKYHNDKIVYECAVGSTIGFAVLLGYIGILALLSFVLAFLARNLPNNFNEAKLITFSMLIFCXVWVAFVPAYINSPGKYADAVEVFAILASSFGLLVALFGPKCYLILLKPDRNTKKAIIGRYRKS; translated from the exons ATGCACAAGTCAGGCGATGTGGTAATAGGAGGACTGTTTGAGATCCATTACACTTCCGTCTTCCCCAAACTGACTTTTACATCAGAGCCACAGCAGCCCGTCTGCAAAGG CTTCGACACGTTAGGGTTCAGGTACGCCATGACCATGGCTTTTGCTGTCGAAGAGATCAACAACAAGTCCAGCCTTCTTCCCAACCTGACCCTGGGATACAGCCTTTATGATAACTGCGGTGCGCTCGTCATTGGATTCAGCGGCGCCTTATCCCTGGCCAGCGGCCGAGACGAGCAGTTTCTGCTCCGCCAGAACTGCTCTGGAAGCCCCCCCGTTCTGGGCATTGTTGGCGATCACTATTCAACTTTTTCGATTGCCATTGCCAATGTGCTAGGTTTATACAACATGCCTATT gtgAGTTATTTTGCCACATGTTCCTGTCTCAGTGATCGGCAGCGCTTTCCCACATTCTTTAGAACAATCCCAAGTGATGCTTTCCag GTGCGTGCCATGATTCATATTCTAAAGCACTTTGGTTGGACATGGTTTGGCCTGCTGGTCAGTGACGATGACTATGGACGTCATGTGGCCCAGTCTTTCCAGGTCGACCTGGCTGAGTCTGGCGAAAGCTGCCTGGCCTACCTGGAGGTTTTGCCTTGGGACAATAACCCAGGTGAACTAAGGAGGATTGTAAACGCGATAAAGACATCAACAGCTCGTGTTGTCATCGTGTTTGCACATGAAATTCACATGATTCAACTAATGGAGGAG GTGGCACAGCAGAACGTAACTGGCCGGCAGTGGATTGCTAGTGAAACCTGGACATCAGCAGCTGTTCTCCAGACACAGGAACTCACGCCGTACCTCAGCGGCACGCTGGGCATCGCCATCCGACGAGGAGAAATACCCGGGTTCCTGGACTTCCTGTTGAAAATACGCCCCGGCCCGAATGACACCAGCGAAAATAGCTTG GTGAAGCAGTTCTGGGAGCACACGTTTCAGTGCAAATTCAACCCAGCGGACAGGGAAGACGGGGAATCCGTCTGCACCGGCCACGAAAACATGGAACTGGCGGAGACCGAGTTTTTGGACGTTTCCAACCTCAGGCCTGAGTACAATGTCTACAAGGCAGTCTACGCTCTGGCTCACTCCCTTGACGACATGCTGATGTGTGAGCCGGGCGAAGGACCTTTTACTGGGCGCAGCTGTGCCAGTTTGCAGGCTGTGGAGCCATGGCAG CTCTTACACTATTTGCGAAAGGTCAACTTCCCAACTGAATTCGGTGATGAAGTCTCATTCGATGAGAACGGCGATGCTCTGCCCATATACGACGTGATGAACTGGCTGCGACTGCCTGACGGAAAGATTAAGATTCAAAATGTTGGCGAAGTGAAAAAGTCTGACGCTGGAGGTGAAGAACTCACACTTAATGAGGACAAAATCTTCTGGAACACCGATTCAaagaaggttg CGTTTGGGATCAGCTTTGTGCTCTGTGTGTCCTGCATCCTGGTTAAAACCATGGTGGTTCTGGCTGTGTTCAAAGCCTCCAAGGCAGAAGGGGGAGCTTATCTTAAGTGGTTCGGAACTATGCAGCAAAGAGGAACAGTTCTGTTTCTCACCTGTATTCAGGCAGCTATATGCATCGCTTGGCTTGTCTCCTCTTCACCCACCCCctataaaaacaccaaataccACAATGACAAAATAGTTTATGAGTGTGCAGTCGGCTCCACTATTGGCTTTGCTGTGTTGCTGGGATACATCGGCATATTGGCTCTTCTCAGCTTTGTGTTGGCGTTTTTGGCGAGGAATCTTCCCAACAACTTCAACGAGGCCAAACTCATCACCTTCAGCATGCTGATCTTCTGCKCTGTGTGGGTGGCCTTTGTTCCTGCCTACATCAACTCCCCGGGAAAATACGCAGATGCAGTGGAGGTGTTTGCTATCCTGGCCTCAAGTTTTGGCCTCTTGGTGGCGCTGTTTGGACCTAAATGTTACCTAATTCTGCTCAAACCAGACAGGAATACAAAGAAGGCTATCATAGGTCGATACAGGAAGTCATAA
- the LOC103474235 gene encoding LOW QUALITY PROTEIN: extracellular calcium-sensing receptor-like (The sequence of the model RefSeq protein was modified relative to this genomic sequence to represent the inferred CDS: substituted 3 bases at 3 genomic stop codons), producing the protein MIFVSVASSTDSACRLRRSFHLNEMHEPGDVVLGGLFEVHYTSLFPDITYTSEPEQPSCEGFDTLGFRDAMTMVFAIEEINKNPSLLPNLTLGYNLYDNCGALVIGFSGALSLASGQEEGISPQENCSGNPPILAIVGDSYSTFSIAIANVLGLFKIPIVSYFATCSCLSDRQQFPSFFRTIPSDAFQVNAVIHILKHFGWTWVGLLVTDDDYGFYVAQAFQSSLSQQGGACLAYVEVLPWDSKPVELKRIVNLIKTSTARVVIVFAHEIHTFRLMEEVAEQNVTGRQWIASEAWASAAVLQIPRFIPFLGGTLGIAIRRGEIPGLRDFLLQTHPDKNNNYETNLVRQFWEHTFQCKFDPAEGEEDVKALCTGDEDLDQVETELLDVSNLRPEYNVYKAVYALAHALDEMLRCEPGKGPFVDRTCATLQSLEPWQLLHYLQKVNFTTPFGDQVSFDENGDALPIYDVMNWQIAFKLSIGVCXXGVTDXISYLQPPQSACSENCPPGTRMARKKGQPVCCFDCILCSDGKISNESNARECISCPEDFWSSPQRDHCLPKETEFLSYYEPLGICLTTTSLLGTFICAVVLGIFIYHRSTPIVRANNSELSFLLLVSLKLCFLCSLLFIGRPRLWTCQLRHAAFGISFVLCVSCILVKTMVVLAVFKASKPGGGASLKWFGPIQQRGTVFALTCIQAAVCTVWIISASPMPHKNTQYHNDKIVYECEVGSTFGFAVLLSYIGLLAFISLMLAFLARNLPDNFNEAKLITFSMLIFCAVWVAFVPAYINSPGKYADAVEVFAILASSFGLLVALFGPKCYVILLKPERNTKTAIMGRGTTRS; encoded by the exons ATGAT TTTCGTGTCTGTGGCCTCATCCACGGATTCAGCCTGCCGTTTGCGGAGAAGTTTCCACCTTAATGAAATGCACGAGCCAGGTGACGTGGTCCTGGGTGGGCTGTTTGAGGTACACTACACTTCTCTTTTCCCCGACATCACATACACCTCGGAGCCAGAACAACCGAGCTGTGAAGG TTTTGACACTCTAGGTTTTAGGGATGCCATGACCATGGTCTTTGCTATTGAGGAGATAAACAAGAACCCCAGTTTGCTGCCAAACCTGACCCTGGGATACAACCTGTATGATAACTGCGGGGCGCTTGTTATTGGCTTCAGCGGTGCCTTATCTCTGGCTAGTGGCCAGGAAGAGGGGATTTCACCTCAGGAGAACTGTTCAGGGAATCCTCCAATTCTAGCCATCGTCGGTGATTCCTATTCAACATTTTCAATAGCGATTGCCAATGTGCTCGGTTTGTTCAAAATACCAATT GTGAGTTATTTTGCCACATGTTCATGCCTGAGTGATCGTCAGCAGTTTCCGTCCTTCTTCAGAACAATCCCAAGTGATGCTTTCCAG GTGAACGCCGTGATTCATATTCTGAAACACTTCGGCTGGACGTGGGTTGGCCTGCTGGTTACCGACGATGATTACGGTTTCTATGTGGCCCAGGCTTTTCAGTCGAGCCTCTCACAGCAGGGTGGCGCTTGTCTGGCGTATGTGGAGGTTTTGCCCTGGGATAGCAAACCTGTTGAACTTAAGAGAATTGTAAATTTGATCAAGACATCAACGGCTCGTGTTGTCATCGTGTTTGCTCATGAGATTCACACGTTTAGGCTGATGGAAGAG GTAGCAGAACAAAATGTCACCGGCCGACAATGGATAGCAAGTGAAGCGTGGGCGTCAGCAGCTGTACTCCAGATTCCCCGCTTCATTCCTTTCCTTGGCGGCACTCTGGGCATCGCTATTCGTCGAGGGGAAATACCAGGCCTCAGAGACTTTCTACTACAAACCCAtcctgataaaaacaacaactacgAAACTAATCTG GTGAGACAGTTCTGGGAACACACGTTTCAGTGTAAATTTGATCCAGCCGAAGGGGAAGAAGATGTGAAAGCGCTGTGCACCGGTGATGAAGATCTTGATCAGGTTGAGACTGAGCTTTTGGACGTGTCCAACCTCAGACCTGAGTATAACGTTTACAAAGCGGTGTATGCTCTGGCTCATGCTCTTGATGAGATGCTGCGGTGTGAGCCAGGCAAGGGACCCTTTGTTGATCGGACCTGCGCGACTCTGCAAAGTCTAGAGCCGTGGCAG CTTTTGCACTATTTACAGAAAGTCAATTTCACCACACCGTTTGGTGATCAAGTGTCGTTTGATGAAAATGGCGACGCTTTGCCTATATATGATGTCATGAACTGG CAGATAGCATTTAAATTAAGTATCGGTGTGTGCTAATGAGGAGTGACAGATTAAATCTCCTACCTCCAGCCACCCCAGTCAGCCTGTAGTGAAAACTGTCCTCCAGGTACACGGATGGCAAGAAAAAAGGGTCAGCCTGTTTGCTGTTTTGACTGCATTCTCTGTTCTGATGGAAAGATCAGCAATGAATCTA aTGCCAGGGAGTGCATTAGTTGTCCAGAGGATTTCTGGTCCAGCCCCCAGCGAGATCACTGTCTCCCTAAAGAAACAGAGTTCCTCTCCTACTATGAACCGCTTGGGATTTGTTTGACAACTACTTCACTACTGGGAACATTCATCTGCGCTGTCGTTCTGGGGATCTTCATCTATCACCGCAGTACACCSATAGTACGAGCCAACAACTCAGAGCTGAGTTTCCTGCTCCTGGTGTCGCTCAAGCTGTGCTTCCTGTGTTCTCTGCTGTTCATCGGACGACCCAGACTGTGGACATGTCAGCTGAGACAYGCAGCGTTTGGGATCAGCTTTGTGCTCTGTGTGTCCTGCATCCTGGTTAAAACCATGGTGGTTCTGGCTGTGTTCAAAGCCTCCAAGCCAGGWGGGGGAGCCAGTCTCAAGTGGTTCGGTCCAATACAGCAGAGAGGAACCGTCTTCGCTCTCACTTGCATCCAAGCAGCGGTCTGCACTGTTTGGATCATCTCTGCTTCACCGATGCCACATAAAAACACGCAGTACCACAATGACAAAATAGTTTATGAGTGTGAAGTTGGTTCAACCTTTGGATTTGCCGTTCTACTTAGCTACATTGGCTTACTAGCTTTCATTAGCTTGATGTTAGCGTTTTTGGCACGAAATCTTCCGGACAACTTTAATGAAGCCAAACTCATCACTTTCAGCATGCTTATCTTCTGCGCTGTGTGGGTGGCCTTTGTTCCTGCCTACATCAACTCTCCTGGTAAATACGCAGATGCAGTGGAGGTGTTCGCCATCTTGGCCTCCAGTTTTGGCCTTTTGGTGGCGCTGTTTGGACCTAAATGTTATGTAATCCTGCTCAAACCGGAGAGAAATACAAAAACCGCTATAATGGGCAGAGGAACCACCAGATCTTAA